In Campylobacter concisus, the genomic stretch GCTAGCTCTTTTATCGAGACGTCTTTACCTGTGCCTATATTTATATGCGTATTTCTTATCTCTTTGCTATTTTTGTCATAAGTATCTTTAAAGTCTCTATTTTCCAGTAAAAATATGCAAGCATCGACCATATCTTCTGAATATAGAAACTCTCGTCTAGGCTTTCCTGTGCCCCAAATTTCTACTCCGTCTTTTGAAATGCCAAATTTACTAAGATAAGCCATAGCTTCATTTAGATCTTTTGCTTTTAGATCTTTTATCACTTTGTCAAATTTTTCTTCACTTAAAAGCTTTGCAAGGTGTATCTTTCTTATAAGTGCTGGCAATACATGTGAAGTTTCTAGATCAAAGTTATCATTTGGACCATACAAATTTGTAGGCATTACAGATATGAAATTTGTGCCGTACTGTAAATTATAGCTCTCACACATCTTCATCCCGGCTATTTTAGCGATCGCATATGGCTCATTTGTGTATTCAAGTGGAGATGTCAAAAGCACATCTTCGCTCATTGGCTGTGGGGCATTTTTAGGATATATGCAAGTGCTTCCCAAAAATAATAGTTTTTTTACCTTATGCAGATAACTTTGATGGATCACATTATTTTGAATTTGCAAATTTTCATAGATAAAGTCGGCTCTATAGGTACTATTTGCCACTATTCCACCAACCTTTGCAGCAGCTAGCACCACATACTCGGGCTTTTCTTTTTCAAAAAACTCACAAACCGCCTTTTGATCCATTAGATCAAGCTCGCTATGAGTCCTTGTGATTATATTTTCATAGCCCTTTGATCGTAAATTTTTCACTATAGCAGAGCCTACCAGACCCTTGTGCCCTGCTACATAAATTTTGCTATTTTTATCCATTTTTTACTCAAAATAGCTCATTGTCTCATATCCACCATCTTTTAGATAGACATCTTTTGTCATGAGCTTTAAGTCCGACTTCATCATATCGTTTACTAGATCTTGAAGGTTAAATTCTCTCTTCCAGCCTAGTTTTTTCTCTGCTTTACTAGGATCTCCAAGCAGCAAATCAACCTCCGTTGGTCTAAAATATCTTGGATCCACACAAACTACAGTTTGTCCGATAGTTAAATGCGATATATCTAAATTTAATTCTTTTGCTTTTTCAAAATTTAGTGAGTCCACGACTCCTATCTCATCTACGCCAGACCCTTCAAATCTCAAATTTATACCAGCATAGGCAAATGCAAATTTTACAAAATCTCTAACCGCTGTTGTTTGGCCAGTTGCTATCACCCAGTCTTCTGGCTCTGGAGCTTGCAGTATCATCCACATCATCTTCACATAGTCTTTTGCATGGCCCCAGTCTCTTTTGGCGTCTAAATTTCCAAGATAAAGCTTGTCTTGAAGCCCAAGCGCTATCTTACTAGCTGCCCTTGTGATCTTTCTAGTTACAAATGTCTCGCCTCTAACTGGCGATTCATGGTTAAACAATATGCCATTACAAGCAAAAATGCTATAAGCCTCTCTATAATTAACCGTTATCCAGTACGCATACATCTTTGCGACCGCATAAGGACTTCTTGGATAAAATGGAGTCGTTTCGCTTTGCGGCGTCTCTTGTACTTTTCCGTAAAGCTCAGATGTAGAGGCTTGATAAATTTTAGTCTTTTTCTCAAGTCCTAATATCCTTATAGCTTCAAGCAATCTAAGAGTGCCTGTGCCATCAGCATTTGCGACATATTCTGGAGTTTCAAAGCTAACATGCACGTGACTCATGGCAGCTAGGTTATAAATTTCATCTGGCTGTACTTCTTGAATGATCCTTGTTAAATTCATAGAGTCCGTCATATCACCATAATGTAAGAAAAAATTTCTATTATCAACGTGTGGATCTTGATAGAGATGATCTATTCTATCTGTATTAAAAAGGCTCGTTCGTCTTTTTACGCCATGGACTATATAGCCTTTTTTTAGTAAAAATTCCGCCAGATACGATCCATCTTGACCAGTTATACCAGTTATTAATGCTACTTTTTTATCCATAAATCACCTTTTAAAATCATCATCTAGGCGAATTATATCATCTTCGCCTGTATATTCTCCGACCTGAGCTTCTATCAAAACCACAGGAATTTTTCCTTCATTAGACAGCCTATGAATTTCACCCATTTTTATATAGATAGACTCATTAGGACAAACAAGCCTAGTTGTCTCACCGATCGTCACAGTGGCACTTCCTGATAGTACTATCCAGTGCTCATTTCTATGAAAATGCTTTTGCAAGGATAGCCTTTTGCCAGGTTTTACCTCTATTATCTTTATCTTATAACCATCTTGATTTTCAAGGACAGTGTAGTTTCCCCAAGGCCTATTTGTCGTAACATGAGCATTACAAAGCTCAGAGCTCTCCTCTTTTAAAATTTCCACCACATTTTTTACTTTTTGGCTAGAAGATTTTTTAGATATTAAAAGAGCATCTTTTGTATCAACAACAGTTAGATCATTGACATCTATTAAAGCTATTTTTTTGCCACTAGATAGGACTAGATTATTGTGAGAATTTATCTGCACCAGATCACTATTTATTGTGTTTCCATTGATATCTTTTTGTAGCTGCTCATCCAAACTATCAAAACTTCCAAGATCACTCCAAGGAGCATCTAGTACTACCATTTTTACGATATCAGACTTTTCCATCACAGCATAATCTATGCTATTTTGCGGAATATTTTGCATATCGGTAGTATCTATTTTAATATCAAATTCATCTTTTTTTGCGTTATCAAAAGCTACTTTGCATACTTCAAGTATCTCAGGAGCAAAAATTTTCATCTGATCCAAGAAAACGCCTGCCTTAAAGACAAACATGCCTGAATTCCAGTAGAAATTTTGATCTTTTAGAAATTTCACCGCTCTTTCATAGTCTGGCTTTTCATAAAAGGCCTTTACATCGCCATTATAGCTCTCTATATATCCAAATCCTGTCTCAGGTGACCTTGGCTTTATACCAAAAGTAACTAAGAAATTTTGCTCTGCCAGCTCCTTTGCAGCTTTTACGCTTGTGTGATATGCTTTAATGTCCTTTATCAAATGATCTGAAGGGGTTACTAAAACAATCTCATTTGGATCAAGTGCAAGGCAAGCTAATGTGATCGCTGGCGCAGTATTTCTACCAACTGGCTCGAGCAGATATTTAAAATTTGTGATATTTAAATTCTCTATCTGATCCATCGCCAAGTAGTAGTGATCGATATTTGTAATCACAAATGTATTGTCACAAATTTCACTATTTCGTAGTGCAGTTAGCTGAAAAAGTGACCTATCGTCAAATAATTTAATAAATTGTTTTGGCATCAAAGTCCTGCTAATAGGCCACAACCTCGTACCAGAACCACCACATAATAATATATTTATCATAAATTTTATCTACTTTAAAATGAGCTTAAAAATCTTATATAATTAAAGCTAAAAAAGACTAAGAACTTACTAAAACCATATAAAATATAAGTTTTGATAGCTTTTAAACTATCAAAACACCTCTCTTATCTTATGCGTTAGCTCTAGGCTCGCTTCTATCTCAGCTCTTTTTGCCATTACGCTCTCTATATTGACACCAACATTTATGCCAAGCTTTTTAGCAAATTCATAAAGCTCTGCAAAATTTTCAAGGCAAATTTGTGATGCCGTGGCTAAAAAATCATCACTCTGAAGCATCCTTTTTTCGCTCTTTTCATCAACACTTATGCCAAGCCACTTGATAAAATCTAGTGTTTTTGGCGTGCCACAAGTTGTAAAGGTCAAAATAATAGGCAAATTTAACCCACTTTTTGCCACGCTTGTTATTAAATTTTTAGCCAAATTTATATCAAAAACCGCCTGTGAGATGAAAAATTTCGCCCCCATTTTGGCCTTTTGGCTCATCCTCTGCTCTTCATCGCCCTTTTTAGCGTGCCTCTCAGCTATGCAAACACCGCCCACTACAAGCTCTTTAAACTCGTCTCTAGCGATCTCATAAGCACGCTCTAATCTCATTTTAGGTTCTACTTTACTAGAAGCAATGCCAACAAAGACACTTATATCGCTGCTACTTTTGGCTAAATTTGCTCTAAATTCGCTCTCATTATATTTATTCGTGACTCTATAAAAGATACTTGGCGTCTTTAAATTTAGATATTTTGAGT encodes the following:
- a CDS encoding GDP-L-fucose synthase family protein, producing MDKNSKIYVAGHKGLVGSAIVKNLRSKGYENIITRTHSELDLMDQKAVCEFFEKEKPEYVVLAAAKVGGIVANSTYRADFIYENLQIQNNVIHQSYLHKVKKLLFLGSTCIYPKNAPQPMSEDVLLTSPLEYTNEPYAIAKIAGMKMCESYNLQYGTNFISVMPTNLYGPNDNFDLETSHVLPALIRKIHLAKLLSEEKFDKVIKDLKAKDLNEAMAYLSKFGISKDGVEIWGTGKPRREFLYSEDMVDACIFLLENRDFKDTYDKNSKEIRNTHINIGTGKDVSIKELANLVKNIIGFKGELYFNDNKPDGTMLKLTDPSKLHSLGWKHKVELEDGIKTLYEWYVKINDR
- the gmd gene encoding GDP-mannose 4,6-dehydratase — translated: MDKKVALITGITGQDGSYLAEFLLKKGYIVHGVKRRTSLFNTDRIDHLYQDPHVDNRNFFLHYGDMTDSMNLTRIIQEVQPDEIYNLAAMSHVHVSFETPEYVANADGTGTLRLLEAIRILGLEKKTKIYQASTSELYGKVQETPQSETTPFYPRSPYAVAKMYAYWITVNYREAYSIFACNGILFNHESPVRGETFVTRKITRAASKIALGLQDKLYLGNLDAKRDWGHAKDYVKMMWMILQAPEPEDWVIATGQTTAVRDFVKFAFAYAGINLRFEGSGVDEIGVVDSLNFEKAKELNLDISHLTIGQTVVCVDPRYFRPTEVDLLLGDPSKAEKKLGWKREFNLQDLVNDMMKSDLKLMTKDVYLKDGGYETMSYFE
- a CDS encoding mannose-1-phosphate guanylyltransferase/mannose-6-phosphate isomerase, whose translation is MINILLCGGSGTRLWPISRTLMPKQFIKLFDDRSLFQLTALRNSEICDNTFVITNIDHYYLAMDQIENLNITNFKYLLEPVGRNTAPAITLACLALDPNEIVLVTPSDHLIKDIKAYHTSVKAAKELAEQNFLVTFGIKPRSPETGFGYIESYNGDVKAFYEKPDYERAVKFLKDQNFYWNSGMFVFKAGVFLDQMKIFAPEILEVCKVAFDNAKKDEFDIKIDTTDMQNIPQNSIDYAVMEKSDIVKMVVLDAPWSDLGSFDSLDEQLQKDINGNTINSDLVQINSHNNLVLSSGKKIALIDVNDLTVVDTKDALLISKKSSSQKVKNVVEILKEESSELCNAHVTTNRPWGNYTVLENQDGYKIKIIEVKPGKRLSLQKHFHRNEHWIVLSGSATVTIGETTRLVCPNESIYIKMGEIHRLSNEGKIPVVLIEAQVGEYTGEDDIIRLDDDFKR
- a CDS encoding DNA-binding protein codes for the protein MLKDKIINNESGIVLYGLTPPKAEFDEAKLKEIAEKWDKRITDVQADGLVLYEIQDESSRIKSERTFEFSDTLSPEIYYSKYLNLKTPSIFYRVTNKYNESEFRANLAKSSSDISVFVGIASSKVEPKMRLERAYEIARDEFKELVVGGVCIAERHAKKGDEEQRMSQKAKMGAKFFISQAVFDINLAKNLITSVAKSGLNLPIILTFTTCGTPKTLDFIKWLGISVDEKSEKRMLQSDDFLATASQICLENFAELYEFAKKLGINVGVNIESVMAKRAEIEASLELTHKIREVF